A section of the Mesobacillus jeotgali genome encodes:
- a CDS encoding phosphotransferase: MPNYENEEILTGGNVTNVYRSGFTVRRELKPNGTKIHKLLKHLEGKGYSYAPKYFGIDEKGREVLSYIEGEAGNYPLKKYMLSNDVLREIAKMLRLYHDAVSDFFIEESWQPIDNTPQPFEVICHNDFAIYNIIFYQMKPVGIIDFDVAGPGPRLWDIAYTLFTCVPLSRFYRSEKDGMVHYNASLHARCIKERVKLFFDSYGMKMEATYLEMVLLRLEGLCKTIIRKAQEGNIAFQKMIEQGHVEHYRSDIEFIREHGRDWI; encoded by the coding sequence ATGCCAAACTACGAAAATGAAGAAATACTAACAGGTGGCAATGTCACAAACGTATACCGTTCGGGATTTACTGTTAGAAGAGAATTAAAACCAAACGGTACGAAGATTCACAAGCTGTTAAAGCATCTGGAAGGGAAAGGCTATAGTTATGCGCCTAAATATTTCGGTATTGATGAAAAAGGCAGAGAGGTCTTATCTTATATTGAAGGAGAAGCCGGAAATTATCCTTTGAAAAAATATATGCTGTCCAACGATGTTTTAAGAGAAATAGCTAAGATGCTCCGTCTTTATCATGATGCTGTGAGTGATTTTTTTATTGAAGAAAGTTGGCAACCGATAGATAACACACCTCAGCCATTTGAGGTAATATGCCATAATGATTTTGCCATATACAACATTATTTTTTATCAAATGAAACCAGTAGGCATTATTGATTTTGATGTTGCCGGACCTGGTCCACGGCTTTGGGATATCGCCTATACTCTATTCACCTGTGTCCCTTTAAGCAGGTTTTATCGTTCGGAAAAAGATGGGATGGTTCATTATAACGCATCCCTTCATGCCCGGTGTATAAAAGAAAGGGTCAAATTATTTTTTGATTCATACGGTATGAAGATGGAAGCAACATATTTAGAGATGGTATTGCTTAGATTAGAAGGATTATGTAAAACAATAATCAGAAAAGCCCAGGAAGGCAATATTGCGTTTCAAAAAATGATCGAACAAGGTCACGTCGAACATTATAGAAGCGATATTGAATTTATTCGTGAACATGGACGGGATTGGATTTAA
- a CDS encoding DinB family protein: MLDLFLYNWQVREDWFRWGQSLTAEDLNAARIGGMGSILENLIHIIDCELLWINYMHEESYNYPERNSITQLDDVINYSEFTTKVTKDFIMNLPSDYEDIVVEIKNNRGTIHSFTYGKILMHIVTHEIHHIGQLSIWSREIDIKPVSSDLIIRNYS, encoded by the coding sequence TTGCTGGACTTATTTTTATATAATTGGCAGGTAAGAGAAGATTGGTTTAGATGGGGTCAGAGTTTAACCGCAGAAGACTTAAATGCAGCCAGAATTGGAGGAATGGGAAGCATCCTGGAAAACCTGATCCATATAATCGATTGTGAATTGTTATGGATAAATTACATGCATGAAGAATCTTATAATTATCCTGAACGTAACTCCATAACTCAGTTGGATGATGTGATAAACTACTCGGAATTCACAACAAAAGTTACAAAAGATTTCATAATGAATTTGCCTAGTGACTATGAGGATATTGTAGTAGAAATAAAAAATAACAGAGGAACGATTCATTCATTTACTTACGGAAAAATACTCATGCATATTGTCACGCACGAAATCCATCATATTGGCCAACTATCAATTTGGTCACGTGAGATAGATATAAAACCTGTTTCGTCGGATTTAATTATAAGGAATTACTCATAA
- a CDS encoding HAD family hydrolase translates to MIFDFDGTLADTLPVCFLAFQSVFKEFDDREVTPEEIKAMFGPSETGIIRENLTSTDHEKAIDLYYEVYRERHEKIVQDNEEINNLLKLLKTEGYKLGIVTGKARKSLDISLECLGLTNFFDVIITGDDVENPKPHPEGINRALDYLNLSANEAVFLGDSDADIMAGLQANVKTIGVHWLPNYQTVEFSIQPNKIYTNIKDFIESLSENKMKST, encoded by the coding sequence ATGATCTTTGATTTTGATGGCACGCTAGCTGATACTTTGCCTGTGTGCTTCCTGGCATTTCAATCAGTTTTTAAGGAATTTGATGACCGTGAAGTCACCCCAGAGGAAATCAAAGCCATGTTTGGACCCTCTGAAACTGGTATTATTCGAGAAAACCTAACGAGCACTGATCATGAAAAAGCTATTGATTTATATTATGAAGTCTATAGGGAGCGACATGAAAAAATCGTCCAAGATAATGAAGAAATAAATAACTTACTTAAACTGTTAAAAACAGAGGGATATAAGCTTGGAATAGTGACTGGAAAAGCAAGAAAAAGCCTGGATATCTCTTTGGAGTGTCTGGGGTTAACTAACTTCTTTGATGTAATTATTACGGGTGATGACGTGGAGAATCCTAAACCCCATCCTGAGGGGATTAATAGAGCATTGGATTATTTGAATTTATCTGCCAATGAGGCGGTTTTCCTGGGAGATAGTGACGCAGATATTATGGCTGGCCTGCAAGCGAATGTAAAGACAATAGGAGTGCATTGGCTGCCTAATTACCAGACAGTTGAATTTAGTATTCAACCAAATAAAATTTATACAAATATAAAGGATTTCATTGAATCACTTTCGGAAAACAAGATGAAAAGCACATAA
- a CDS encoding DUF4179 domain-containing protein produces the protein MGYDKDEFQTPVSLENFTKELPGRFKAGEFSEARKDQVHREIEAFNKKLKNQWTLWKKAGVATASAAASFLLIIGAGFVSPTMAKMVAKIPPLSSIYDNHHQDLTEELTQALKKEGYPVKQVNQYVGGKNEGITVSLDASEKQVNEMEPGVRKIGLSIVKSNEFKGTRIEDYYIKVRQYREPSEKWKREQAQIEKESEEVFEIVQSALKPYEFKNSIMFGTNTVELEFPSNEKQEKVDEIKTAVEEALAANNKHNIEVKIRKFNLAKREQYARWGNAVSGIAHEFMTYKKYKVSGVGHKSEDGLMTIFITMKMKSTDEGAADQASDLYTMAEDFIKSEEIWPQVKQDPYKIVVRTKDKKEFIIEDGKRSFR, from the coding sequence ATGGGATATGATAAGGATGAATTTCAGACCCCCGTTTCACTAGAAAATTTCACAAAAGAATTGCCTGGTCGATTTAAAGCTGGTGAATTTTCTGAGGCACGAAAAGACCAGGTTCACCGAGAAATCGAAGCATTCAATAAAAAGTTGAAAAACCAATGGACATTGTGGAAAAAAGCTGGTGTGGCTACAGCCTCCGCGGCTGCAAGCTTCTTGCTCATCATTGGAGCTGGCTTTGTTTCTCCTACGATGGCAAAAATGGTAGCAAAAATTCCGCCGTTAAGCTCAATTTATGATAACCACCATCAAGACCTTACAGAAGAGTTGACTCAGGCATTGAAAAAAGAAGGTTATCCTGTTAAGCAAGTGAACCAATATGTCGGCGGCAAAAACGAAGGAATAACGGTTTCACTGGATGCTTCTGAAAAGCAGGTTAACGAAATGGAACCTGGTGTAAGAAAAATCGGGCTCTCTATTGTAAAGAGCAACGAATTTAAAGGAACGAGAATCGAGGACTATTATATAAAAGTAAGACAGTATCGAGAGCCTTCAGAAAAATGGAAGAGGGAGCAAGCACAAATCGAAAAGGAAAGTGAAGAAGTATTTGAAATTGTCCAGTCTGCCCTAAAGCCATATGAGTTTAAAAATAGTATTATGTTTGGAACTAATACGGTGGAACTCGAGTTCCCAAGTAATGAAAAGCAGGAGAAAGTGGATGAAATAAAAACGGCTGTAGAAGAGGCCCTGGCTGCGAACAACAAGCACAATATAGAGGTCAAAATCAGGAAGTTTAATTTAGCGAAGCGTGAGCAGTATGCACGCTGGGGTAATGCAGTTTCAGGAATCGCTCATGAATTTATGACTTATAAAAAATATAAAGTCTCCGGTGTCGGCCATAAAAGTGAAGATGGCTTAATGACAATTTTCATTACAATGAAAATGAAGAGTACCGATGAAGGAGCAGCCGACCAGGCAAGTGACCTTTACACAATGGCCGAGGACTTTATCAAGTCGGAAGAAATATGGCCACAGGTAAAGCAAGATCCATATAAAATAGTTGTAAGAACTAAAGATAAAAAAGAGTTTATTATCGAAGATGGGAAAAGAAGTTTTAGATAA
- a CDS encoding RNA polymerase sigma factor: MSEEQKLLNKIRAGDGDAFSSLVGSLLSSAYRTAYLILNSRELAEDAVQIALEDCYLSIMRGVEIRNFKAWFYRLVYTRSIDVYRKQKRTQFTDIDNNSEAVSKMKSGSAQEKAVEKETRQELLQLITTLKDEQRVPLMLFYFENFSVNEISLILNENSNTVKTRLARGRKRLKELMKKDHHFLMEEKSYGI, from the coding sequence TTGAGTGAGGAACAGAAATTACTAAATAAAATCAGGGCAGGAGATGGAGATGCATTCAGCTCTCTCGTTGGAAGTCTTCTTTCATCTGCCTATAGAACCGCTTATCTAATCCTTAATTCTCGGGAATTGGCTGAGGATGCTGTCCAGATTGCCCTCGAGGATTGCTATCTCAGCATTATGCGGGGGGTGGAAATCCGTAACTTTAAAGCCTGGTTTTACCGGCTAGTTTATACCCGTTCTATAGATGTTTATCGGAAGCAAAAACGGACCCAGTTCACTGATATAGACAACAACTCCGAGGCCGTTTCCAAAATGAAATCAGGTTCTGCACAGGAAAAGGCAGTTGAAAAGGAAACAAGACAAGAACTGCTCCAGCTGATCACCACCCTAAAAGATGAACAACGCGTCCCATTGATGCTGTTTTATTTTGAAAATTTTTCAGTAAATGAAATCAGCCTGATTCTCAATGAAAATAGCAATACTGTAAAAACCAGATTGGCCCGTGGCCGGAAAAGGCTTAAAGAGCTTATGAAAAAAGATCATCACTTTCTAATGGAGGAGAAGTCTTATGGGATATGA
- a CDS encoding endonuclease I family protein: MSKYKKQRQEHWEQKYESLDLKKLLTILKDNRRDIQNNQQLYYDPVQDKLDTEEYYRGAQDLDLSGLALFYKFDTIVFQSHKNQLPYFLAKDLYLYTWVDLYPDGTAKSIYSSQRKDPESLLIEDNETLRQKYDEFRRRSRAIQVNGFDSIKELKVFEDHFKMNTEHIVPQSWFEGAEPMKGDLHHLFVCDPACNITRSNFPFTDFDFYNPESDNEPVKNNCGVSTGLEFEPEHGKGATARAMLYFFLRYPKRVKNEFRKKVNIPLLVRWNEEFPPTIHEKHRNQAIYYIQGNRNPFIDFPDLAKKIHFTW; encoded by the coding sequence ATGTCAAAATATAAAAAACAGCGACAGGAGCATTGGGAACAGAAGTACGAATCACTTGATCTTAAAAAGCTGCTGACGATCCTTAAGGACAACCGGCGGGATATCCAGAACAATCAGCAGCTTTATTATGATCCTGTTCAGGATAAGCTTGACACAGAAGAGTATTATCGTGGTGCACAGGACCTCGATTTATCCGGGCTTGCCCTTTTCTACAAATTCGATACAATCGTATTCCAATCCCATAAGAACCAGCTCCCTTACTTCCTTGCCAAGGATTTGTACCTGTATACATGGGTGGACCTGTATCCGGATGGGACCGCGAAAAGCATTTATTCCAGCCAAAGAAAGGATCCAGAATCTTTGCTTATCGAGGATAACGAAACACTGCGGCAGAAGTACGACGAATTTAGAAGACGATCGCGGGCCATCCAGGTGAATGGGTTTGATTCCATCAAAGAATTGAAGGTATTTGAGGATCATTTCAAGATGAACACCGAGCATATTGTTCCCCAATCCTGGTTTGAGGGCGCTGAACCGATGAAGGGTGATTTACACCACTTATTTGTCTGCGACCCGGCCTGCAATATAACGAGGTCTAACTTCCCTTTTACCGACTTTGATTTTTACAATCCCGAATCAGACAATGAACCTGTCAAAAACAACTGCGGAGTCAGTACAGGATTGGAATTCGAACCCGAGCATGGAAAAGGCGCAACCGCAAGAGCGATGCTTTATTTTTTTCTCAGGTACCCCAAAAGAGTGAAAAACGAATTCAGGAAAAAAGTCAACATCCCTTTACTTGTCCGCTGGAATGAAGAATTCCCCCCCACCATTCATGAAAAGCACCGGAACCAGGCAATCTACTATATCCAGGGAAATCGCAATCCATTTATTGACTTTCCCGATTTGGCAAAGAAGATCCATTTTACATGGTGA
- a CDS encoding NAD(P)/FAD-dependent oxidoreductase, with amino-acid sequence MENNEIYEITIIGGGPAGLYSAFYAGLREMKTKVIEAQPDLGGKIQVYPEKVIWDVGGVGPITGAKLIQQLKDQAMTFSPEIVLNEKIESISKEQGLFLLKAASGRIHYSKSVVVAIGSGILKPQKLKVDGAEKFEVSNLHYMVNSLKYFKHRTIVISGGGNSAIDWANALEPVAKKVYLIHRRDCFSGHESQVTQLMNSSVEFIFQSCITNLIADQSRTSIEFVEITNQDTGEIQRLPVDDVLVNHGFDQDASLLQNSELEPSMVDDFYIAGTPTSETSVPGLFAAGDILKHEGKLNLIAGTFQDAANAVNQAKQFIEPNATESAMVSSHNKVFSERNKELILQFIN; translated from the coding sequence GTGGAAAATAATGAAATCTACGAGATTACGATAATCGGCGGCGGGCCTGCCGGATTATATTCTGCCTTTTATGCCGGACTGCGTGAGATGAAGACAAAGGTTATTGAAGCCCAGCCAGACCTTGGCGGGAAAATTCAAGTCTATCCTGAAAAAGTGATCTGGGATGTAGGTGGAGTTGGCCCAATTACCGGTGCAAAATTGATACAGCAACTAAAGGATCAGGCGATGACTTTCAGCCCTGAGATTGTTTTGAATGAAAAAATTGAATCTATCAGCAAGGAACAGGGTTTATTTTTATTAAAAGCAGCATCAGGTAGAATCCACTATTCAAAATCGGTTGTCGTTGCGATTGGAAGCGGAATCTTGAAGCCGCAAAAGCTCAAGGTTGACGGCGCGGAAAAATTTGAGGTATCAAATCTCCACTATATGGTCAATTCGCTCAAATATTTCAAACATCGGACCATCGTCATATCAGGTGGAGGCAATTCTGCAATCGATTGGGCGAACGCCCTCGAACCAGTGGCAAAGAAAGTTTACCTGATTCATAGGAGAGATTGTTTTTCCGGACATGAATCACAGGTTACCCAGCTGATGAACAGTTCTGTGGAATTTATCTTCCAATCATGCATTACTAATTTAATCGCTGACCAAAGCCGTACTTCCATTGAATTTGTTGAAATAACCAATCAGGATACTGGTGAAATCCAGCGTCTGCCTGTCGATGATGTTCTGGTTAATCACGGATTTGATCAGGATGCCTCATTGCTTCAGAATAGCGAGCTTGAACCAAGCATGGTCGATGATTTTTATATTGCTGGAACACCCACAAGTGAAACATCTGTACCAGGCTTATTTGCAGCCGGAGATATTTTAAAGCATGAAGGGAAACTGAATTTGATAGCTGGGACATTCCAGGATGCAGCAAATGCCGTGAATCAGGCAAAGCAATTCATCGAGCCTAATGCTACCGAATCAGCTATGGTATCATCCCACAACAAAGTTTTTTCAGAGAGAAACAAAGAATTGATTCTGCAGTTCATCAACTAA
- a CDS encoding ABC transporter ATP-binding protein: protein MVRLYTDQLSVGYGERTIVNNLTLDIPDQQITIIIGPNGCGKSTLLKSMSRIIPHQSGSIYFDGSSISKEDTKSLARKMAILPQTPESAAGLTVGELVSYGRYPYQKGFGRLTKKDIEVIDWALEVTGTASYKYEPVDSLSGGQRQRVWIALALAQETEMIFLDEPTTYLDMAHQLEILELLQKLNKEQDRTIVMVLHDLNHAARFADHLVALKEGSIVKTGTSEEVINKEVLRQVFSIDAEIGRDPRTNKPICITYNLLKGEEENEETTYAIPAYAGARY, encoded by the coding sequence ATGGTCCGCTTATACACAGACCAATTGTCCGTTGGTTATGGGGAACGAACAATCGTAAATAACCTGACTTTAGACATCCCGGATCAGCAAATCACGATCATCATAGGCCCCAATGGCTGCGGTAAATCCACTTTGCTGAAATCAATGTCTCGTATCATTCCCCATCAGTCTGGCTCGATTTACTTTGATGGTTCAAGTATCTCTAAAGAAGATACAAAAAGCCTCGCAAGAAAGATGGCGATTCTTCCTCAAACACCGGAAAGTGCGGCCGGTCTTACGGTAGGGGAATTGGTGTCATATGGCCGCTATCCTTATCAAAAAGGATTCGGAAGGCTGACGAAAAAGGATATCGAAGTCATTGATTGGGCTCTAGAGGTGACCGGAACGGCTAGTTATAAATACGAGCCGGTCGATTCATTATCAGGAGGCCAGCGGCAGCGTGTCTGGATAGCACTCGCACTAGCACAGGAGACAGAAATGATCTTCCTTGATGAACCGACGACTTATCTGGACATGGCTCATCAGTTAGAAATCCTGGAGCTCCTCCAAAAGCTGAACAAAGAGCAGGACAGGACAATTGTGATGGTGCTTCATGACTTGAACCATGCAGCACGATTCGCGGATCACCTTGTTGCCCTGAAAGAGGGCAGTATTGTGAAAACAGGAACAAGTGAAGAAGTCATCAATAAGGAAGTGCTGAGGCAAGTCTTTAGCATTGATGCCGAAATCGGGAGAGATCCCCGTACAAATAAGCCGATTTGCATCACGTACAACTTACTAAAAGGAGAAGAAGAAAATGAAGAAACTACTTATGCCATTCCTGCTTATGCTGGTGCTCGTTATTAG
- a CDS encoding iron-hydroxamate ABC transporter substrate-binding protein — translation MKKLLMPFLLMLVLVISACGAEEKKESSSGKKEEDKPQTITYESENGPVEVPANPERVIVLSSFAGNVMALDVPIVGVDSWSKKNPRFEKLKGVEEVTDENLEKIIELNPDLIIGLSNIKNVDKLKEIAPTVSYTYGKLGYLEQHLEIGKVLNKENEAKKWIDNFKAESKAAGKEIKAKIGDDATVSVIENFDKELYVFGDNWARGTEILYQEMGLNMPEKVKEAALKPGYYAISPEVLSEYAGDYVVFSKNAEGDTSFQQTETYKNIPAVKNNRVFEVNAKEFYFNDPLTLEYQLEFFKKSFLEQ, via the coding sequence ATGAAGAAACTACTTATGCCATTCCTGCTTATGCTGGTGCTCGTTATTAGTGCATGCGGAGCAGAAGAAAAGAAAGAAAGTTCAAGTGGGAAAAAAGAAGAAGATAAGCCGCAGACCATTACTTATGAATCTGAAAATGGTCCTGTAGAAGTACCTGCAAATCCGGAAAGAGTTATCGTCCTTTCTTCATTTGCCGGAAATGTCATGGCTCTTGATGTGCCAATTGTGGGGGTTGACTCCTGGTCAAAGAAGAATCCGCGATTTGAAAAATTAAAGGGCGTCGAAGAAGTGACAGATGAAAACCTGGAGAAAATCATTGAATTAAACCCAGACCTGATTATTGGTCTTTCCAATATCAAAAACGTCGATAAGCTGAAGGAAATTGCGCCTACTGTATCTTATACATACGGAAAGCTTGGTTACCTTGAACAGCATCTGGAAATCGGCAAGGTCTTAAATAAAGAAAATGAAGCAAAAAAGTGGATTGATAATTTCAAAGCAGAATCAAAAGCTGCCGGCAAAGAAATCAAGGCAAAAATCGGTGACGATGCAACTGTTTCTGTAATTGAAAACTTCGACAAGGAACTTTATGTGTTTGGTGATAACTGGGCAAGGGGAACAGAAATCCTTTATCAGGAAATGGGATTGAATATGCCTGAAAAAGTAAAAGAAGCAGCACTAAAGCCTGGATATTACGCAATTTCCCCGGAAGTGTTGTCCGAATACGCTGGTGATTATGTTGTTTTCAGCAAGAATGCAGAGGGAGATACGTCCTTCCAGCAAACCGAGACTTATAAAAATATCCCTGCTGTAAAAAATAACCGTGTATTCGAAGTAAATGCGAAGGAGTTTTATTTCAACGATCCTTTAACACTTGAATATCAACTGGAATTCTTTAAAAAATCATTCTTGGAACAATAA
- a CDS encoding FecCD family ABC transporter permease has product MINQHSSLPMFIKFVAGILILAVSFMTAMVFGAADTSIKEIWLALTSTVKTDTITMIREIRLPREVAAIFVGSALSVAGAIMQGLTRNPLADPGLLGLTAGANAALALVMALRPEAGYLAITIACFIGAAVGVVLVFGIGALKKGGFSPLRIVLAGAAVSAFLFAVAEGIGLYFKISKDVSMWTAGGLMGTSWTQLKIIIPFILIGMLVSFYLSRQLTILSLSEEVAVGLGQKTNLIKLVLFIVIVLLAGSSVALVGNMAFIGLMVPHIVRMIVGNDYRFVLPMSALLGASFLLIADTLGRTINAPYETPIYAIISLLGLPFFLFIVRKGGKSFT; this is encoded by the coding sequence ATGATCAACCAACACAGCTCGCTCCCCATGTTCATAAAGTTCGTTGCCGGTATCCTTATCCTGGCCGTCAGTTTCATGACGGCTATGGTTTTTGGTGCAGCTGATACGAGCATCAAGGAAATCTGGCTGGCGCTTACTTCAACTGTTAAAACAGATACAATTACCATGATCAGAGAAATCCGGCTGCCGAGGGAGGTTGCGGCTATTTTCGTTGGATCTGCCTTATCTGTAGCTGGTGCGATCATGCAGGGATTGACGAGAAACCCGCTGGCTGATCCAGGATTGCTGGGTCTGACAGCCGGCGCAAACGCAGCTTTGGCACTGGTAATGGCGCTTCGTCCGGAGGCTGGCTATCTGGCAATCACGATTGCTTGTTTTATCGGAGCAGCTGTAGGTGTAGTGCTTGTTTTTGGTATTGGCGCACTGAAGAAAGGCGGATTTTCTCCTTTGCGCATCGTCCTGGCTGGTGCCGCGGTTTCGGCCTTTTTATTTGCGGTCGCCGAGGGAATCGGACTCTATTTTAAAATTTCAAAAGATGTGTCTATGTGGACTGCCGGCGGCCTCATGGGCACGTCATGGACTCAGCTGAAGATTATTATTCCGTTCATTTTGATAGGGATGCTTGTTTCTTTTTATTTATCGAGGCAATTGACCATTTTAAGCTTGAGTGAAGAAGTGGCAGTAGGACTTGGCCAGAAGACAAATTTGATTAAACTCGTTTTATTCATCGTGATTGTTTTACTGGCAGGATCCTCTGTCGCGCTAGTAGGGAACATGGCCTTTATCGGACTGATGGTACCGCATATCGTCAGGATGATTGTCGGTAATGATTATCGGTTTGTCCTGCCGATGTCAGCCTTACTCGGTGCCTCGTTCTTGCTGATTGCAGATACGCTGGGGCGAACAATCAACGCTCCTTATGAGACACCGATCTATGCGATTATTTCATTGCTCGGACTGCCGTTCTTCCTGTTCATTGTCCGTAAAGGAGGGAAGAGCTTCACATGA
- a CDS encoding FecCD family ABC transporter permease, with amino-acid sequence MIHPSIVKKQRIIVATLFVLIVLTIIASLGLGYSSVSYGRILPTIFENGTFKEEFVLFEIRLPRIIVTLLGGMALAISGSILQGLTRNDLADPGIIGINSGAGLGIAVFFLFFPIDAASFAYMLPIVAFCGALMTAVLIYLFSYKKGIGLQPVRLILVGIGFSMALSGAMIVIISAAERQKVDFIARWLAGNIWGTDWPFIAALLPWLLILIPFTLYKANRLNLLTLSDPVAIGVGVSIEKERIILLLTAVALAASAVSVTGGIAFIGLMAPHLAKALIGPRNQLFLPIAVLIGGWLLLFADTIGRNLLEPEGIPAGIMTALIGAPYFVYLLLKK; translated from the coding sequence ATGATTCATCCGTCTATTGTTAAAAAACAAAGAATCATAGTTGCGACTTTATTTGTTTTAATCGTATTAACCATAATTGCGAGTCTTGGACTTGGCTATTCTTCCGTCTCCTATGGCAGGATTTTGCCGACAATATTCGAGAATGGCACTTTTAAAGAAGAGTTTGTTTTGTTTGAGATTAGACTTCCAAGAATTATCGTTACGCTCCTTGGCGGGATGGCACTCGCAATTTCGGGGTCGATTTTACAGGGTTTGACACGGAATGATTTAGCTGATCCAGGAATTATCGGAATCAACTCCGGAGCAGGACTGGGAATTGCTGTGTTCTTTCTCTTCTTCCCAATTGACGCCGCTTCGTTTGCCTATATGCTGCCAATTGTCGCCTTCTGTGGTGCCTTAATGACTGCGGTACTGATTTATTTATTCTCGTATAAAAAGGGAATCGGGCTTCAGCCTGTAAGATTGATTCTAGTCGGAATTGGGTTTTCGATGGCATTATCAGGGGCAATGATTGTCATTATTTCGGCAGCAGAAAGACAAAAAGTTGATTTCATTGCCCGCTGGCTCGCCGGAAATATCTGGGGAACGGACTGGCCATTCATCGCGGCTCTTTTGCCATGGCTTCTGATTTTGATCCCTTTCACACTGTATAAGGCTAATCGCTTGAACCTGCTAACTTTAAGCGATCCTGTCGCCATCGGAGTAGGAGTATCCATTGAAAAGGAAAGAATTATCCTTTTATTGACGGCTGTTGCCCTGGCAGCTTCTGCTGTTTCGGTCACAGGGGGAATCGCTTTTATCGGATTAATGGCCCCGCATCTTGCGAAGGCGCTCATTGGACCACGGAACCAATTGTTTTTGCCAATCGCGGTTTTGATTGGCGGCTGGCTGTTACTGTTTGCTGACACTATTGGCCGAAACCTCCTGGAGCCAGAAGGAATCCCAGCGGGCATCATGACAGCCTTGATTGGTGCACCGTACTTCGTGTATTTGCTTTTGAAAAAATAG